A genomic segment from Anaeromyxobacter sp. encodes:
- the thiC gene encoding phosphomethylpyrimidine synthase ThiC — MRAGWVEKRRGQANVTQLHLARQGQITEEMARVAAREKLPAELIRAEVARGRMVIPANLNHPELDPLGIGIAATCKINANIGNSAVTSDARHELEKLALCLKHGADTVMDLSTGGSIPEIREAIIRASPIPVGTVPIYECLVHVDEVPDLTPKILLDIIEKQAQQGVDYMTIHAGLLRDHIPLAAKRVTGIVSRGGAMMAQWMLANKAENPLFTHFDAICEIFKRYDVTFSLGDGLRPGCLADASDGAQFGELKILGDLTRRAWAHDVQVMVEGPGHVPLDQIPMNMERERELCDEAPFYVLGPLVTDIAPGYDHITSAIGAAVAAQHGAAMLCYVTPKEHLGLPDLEDVRQGIIAYKIAAHAADIARHRPGARDRDDALSRARYAFDWKKQFELSLDPERAQSMHDETLSAEHFKTAEFCSMCGPKFCSMRIHTHLEEAARQAEGEKRTGPAEIVR, encoded by the coding sequence ATGCGGGCAGGATGGGTCGAGAAGCGTCGCGGGCAGGCCAACGTCACGCAGCTCCACCTGGCCCGGCAGGGGCAGATCACGGAGGAGATGGCGCGGGTGGCGGCCCGCGAGAAGCTGCCGGCCGAGCTGATCCGCGCCGAGGTGGCCCGCGGGCGCATGGTCATCCCCGCCAACCTGAACCACCCCGAGCTGGACCCGCTCGGCATCGGCATCGCCGCCACCTGCAAGATCAACGCGAACATCGGCAACTCGGCGGTCACCTCCGACGCCAGGCACGAGCTCGAGAAGCTGGCCCTGTGCCTCAAGCACGGCGCCGACACGGTGATGGACCTCTCCACCGGCGGCAGCATCCCGGAGATCCGCGAGGCCATCATCCGCGCCAGCCCCATCCCGGTGGGCACGGTGCCCATCTACGAGTGCCTGGTCCACGTCGACGAGGTGCCCGACCTGACGCCGAAGATCCTGCTCGACATCATCGAGAAGCAGGCCCAGCAGGGCGTCGACTACATGACCATCCACGCCGGCCTGCTCCGGGACCACATCCCGCTGGCGGCCAAGCGGGTCACCGGCATCGTCAGCCGCGGCGGGGCGATGATGGCCCAGTGGATGCTGGCCAACAAGGCGGAGAACCCGCTCTTCACCCACTTCGACGCCATCTGCGAGATCTTCAAGCGGTACGACGTGACCTTCAGCCTGGGCGACGGGCTGCGCCCCGGCTGCCTGGCCGACGCCTCCGACGGCGCCCAGTTCGGCGAGCTCAAGATCCTGGGGGACCTGACCCGGCGGGCCTGGGCCCACGACGTGCAGGTCATGGTGGAGGGGCCGGGCCACGTGCCGCTGGACCAGATCCCCATGAACATGGAGCGGGAGCGGGAGCTGTGCGACGAGGCCCCGTTCTACGTGCTCGGGCCGCTGGTCACCGACATCGCGCCCGGCTACGACCACATCACCAGCGCCATCGGCGCGGCGGTGGCGGCCCAGCACGGCGCCGCCATGCTCTGCTACGTGACCCCCAAGGAGCACCTCGGCCTGCCCGACCTGGAGGACGTGCGCCAGGGGATCATCGCCTACAAGATCGCCGCCCACGCCGCCGACATCGCCCGCCACCGGCCGGGCGCCCGCGACCGCGACGACGCCCTCTCGCGGGCCCGCTACGCCTTCGACTGGAAGAAGCAGTTCGAGCTGTCGCTCGACCCGGAGCGCGCCCAGTCGATGCACGACGAGACGCTCTCGGCCGAGCACTTCAAGACCGCCGAGTTCTGCTCGATGTGCGGCCCGAAGTTCTGCTCCATGCGCATCCACACCCACCTGGAGGAGGCAGCGCGCCAGGCCGAGGGGGAGAAGCGGACCGGGCCGGCCGAGATCGTCCGCTGA
- a CDS encoding hydroxymethylglutaryl-CoA lyase, with protein sequence MAPRVTVYEVGPRDGLQNEAARVPTQDKLALIRSLAEAGLCRIEATSFVSPAWIPQLADAAEVVAGLPALPGVGFVALVPNATGLARLLAALERGGPGAPPVAAAVFLSSSETHNRKNLGRGVEESFAGLAEVVGPARARGLEVRGYVSTAFGCPYEGAQDPGRVAEVARRLLDLGCAQVSLGDTIGVGTPAEVRRVLRRLLPTVPAARLALHGHDTRGTALANVLAALEEGLTTFDAAVGGLGGCPYAPGASGNLATEDLVYLLHGLGLETGVDFQRLVAAGALAQRLVGRPLPGKALQAALSARRGA encoded by the coding sequence ATGGCACCGCGGGTGACGGTCTACGAGGTCGGCCCGCGCGACGGCCTGCAGAACGAGGCGGCGCGCGTCCCCACCCAGGACAAGCTGGCGCTCATCCGGTCGCTGGCCGAGGCCGGGCTCTGCCGCATCGAGGCCACCAGCTTCGTCTCACCCGCCTGGATCCCGCAGCTGGCCGACGCCGCCGAGGTGGTGGCGGGGCTGCCGGCGCTGCCCGGGGTGGGCTTCGTGGCGCTGGTGCCCAACGCCACCGGCCTGGCGCGGCTGCTGGCGGCGCTCGAGCGCGGCGGCCCCGGCGCGCCCCCGGTGGCGGCGGCGGTCTTCCTCTCGTCCTCCGAGACCCACAACCGGAAGAACCTGGGCCGCGGCGTCGAGGAGAGCTTCGCCGGCCTCGCCGAGGTGGTGGGGCCGGCCCGGGCGCGCGGGCTCGAGGTGCGGGGCTACGTCTCCACCGCCTTCGGCTGCCCGTACGAGGGGGCCCAGGACCCGGGGCGGGTGGCGGAGGTGGCGCGGCGGCTGCTGGACCTCGGCTGCGCCCAGGTGTCGCTGGGCGACACCATCGGGGTGGGCACGCCGGCCGAGGTGCGCCGGGTGCTGCGGCGCCTGCTGCCCACCGTGCCGGCGGCCAGGCTGGCGCTGCACGGCCACGACACCCGCGGCACCGCGCTGGCCAACGTGCTGGCGGCGCTGGAGGAGGGGCTCACCACCTTCGACGCCGCGGTGGGCGGGCTGGGCGGCTGCCCGTACGCGCCCGGCGCCTCCGGCAACCTGGCCACCGAGGACCTGGTCTACCTGCTGCATGGGCTGGGGCTGGAGACCGGGGTGGACTTCCAGCGGCTGGTGGCCGCCGGCGCGCTGGCGCAGCGGCTGGTGGGCCGGCCGCTGCCGGGCAAGGCGCTGCAGGCCGCGCTCTCGGCGCGGCG